In the Hevea brasiliensis isolate MT/VB/25A 57/8 chromosome 8, ASM3005281v1, whole genome shotgun sequence genome, TTATGGTAATTCTCATATAGACATTATTTTTGAAGCTTAAACTCTTACATTTTTAATGCTTTAAAATTCCACAGAAACCAGCACCCATCATTTGAAAAATATAGAAGCTAGTGACCAATTTCAGTTTCGTGTAGAAATTTCTCAAGTTACCAGTTTGCCTGTAACCTTGGATCCGGATGCTACGCAAGTAGAAAGACGTGGGAGGACTTCATTATCAGTCGAGGTCAATTCTTCCCCTAGACCACTGGATCTCAATGGTGAAGCTTGTGTTGCTAATAATTCAGCAAGCAATGAAAGTCCAGAAAACACTGAGACATGTAAGAAAGTCTCCTTGCTTAAACAGCATGATAGAGAACATGAAAGTAAATATGCAACCTCTGCAGGGATTGGATTGGATCTCAATGCAGAAGATGTTACTAGCTCCATGAAGCAGGAATCATTTCATAATTCCAAAAATCACGATCACTTGAAATCAAAAAGGGATGCTTCTGAGTGTGGGAGTACTACTAGTCCAGTTGAGGAGAAAGATCCATTGAGAGTTTGGAAGGAGATGAAGCAAAATGGTTTTCTCTCATCTTCTCATGGAGGCATTTCGATTCAAAGTGGTTTAACCTCATCTTCACATGGAGGAATACCAATGCCGAAGCAACGTGGGAGGAAAAGCAAGAATGATCTTCTCAAGAAAAAGATGGAGCTTGCAAAGAAAGAACAAGTTGATAGGTTCACGAAAATTGCTGCTCCAAGTGGACTGTTAAATGGATTGAACCCTGGGATTATAAACCATGTGAGGAACAAAAAACAGGTCCATTCCATAATAGAGGCCTTAGTGAGGTCTGAAAAACTTGAAAATGGTTGTGTTGAAGCCAAGCATGAAAGGCATCTAAAGACTCAAACTAAAGAAACCAGCAATGTTAGTGATTCCGTTATACGTCTACTCAGTTTTTCTCAAGGAAATGGGGATTCAGCTATTTTATGTGGTAACAAACAAATAGGAGGACACCATATATTAACTGGAGAGTGTGACTCCAGCATGGTAGATAGGATATGTGGTAGAAATTCTGTCTCAAATTCCACTGCTGTCATTGAGGATGATACATTAGCACTTAAGTTATCAACATCAAGCAAGGTATCTGAGGAATCTAGAACTTTTTCTAATGAGGAATCGACAAATGTCATAAGCATTTCTTCTCTTTCAGTAAGAGGTGTGTACACAAAGAGAATCTGTAATTTAATTTATGCACTTTTATATATGAAGAAAATGTGGTAGTTTATCAACAGTTTACAAGAAACATAGGAATAGCATTCGAGTTCTTTATTTTGCAAGTATTTAGGCATCACTGTCTTCATTAAATGAATGCTTTTTCTCAACTTCCAGCTGCTAGCGTTGCTTCTCAATGGCTAGAGCTTCTTCATCAAGACATTAAAGGGCGCCTCTCAGGTAGTGGTCTATTATTTGAAAAAATACCGAAGGTTTTAGTGAAGAATACATAGCACTATCCTGGCAAATAAGCTGTGTTCTATACTTGCAGCATTGCGACGCAGTAAGAAAAGAGTCCGAGCTGTAATTACTACAGAGTTACCTTTTTTAATATCAAAAGAATTCCCATCTAATGAAGAGAATGATCCTTTTATGATGAAAACTTCATCCGATGGACTGTCCGATAATGCAATATCTGCCATGCATCAAGCAAGATGG is a window encoding:
- the LOC110668054 gene encoding uncharacterized protein LOC110668054 isoform X3, with protein sequence MKNQSDLRLLGSDSTVIGEKRSSSRLGEKQESAHKRIKMRNLDSVLRSEETSTHHLKNIEASDQFQFRVEISQVTSLPVTLDPDATQVERRGRTSLSVEVNSSPRPLDLNGEACVANNSASNESPENTETWIGLDLNAEDVTSSMKQESFHNSKNHDHLKSKRDASECGSTTSPVEEKDPLRVWKEMKQNGFLSSSHGGISIQSGLTSSSHGGIPMPKQRGRKSKNDLLKKKMELAKKEQVDRFTKIAAPSGLLNGLNPGIINHVRNKKQVHSIIEALVRSEKLENGCVEAKHERHLKTQTKETSNVSDSVIRLLSFSQGNGDSAILCGNKQIGGHHILTGECDSSMVDRICGRNSVSNSTAVIEDDTLALKLSTSSKVSEESRTFSNEESTNVISISSLSVRAASVASQWLELLHQDIKGRLSALRRSKKRVRAVITTELPFLISKEFPSNEENDPFMMKTSSDGLSDNAISAMHQARWSTLFDQMDKALSEEEKQLESWLIQVKEMQLHCDEGLQNFHWNSIFGFQQQETSENYQRKVDSSEREIAVRAAAASIYSTCSFLMSKENVSCF
- the LOC110668054 gene encoding uncharacterized protein LOC110668054 isoform X1, which gives rise to MKNQSDLRLLGSDSTVIGEKRSSSRLGEKQESAHKRIKMRNLDSVLRSEETSTHHLKNIEASDQFQFRVEISQVTSLPVTLDPDATQVERRGRTSLSVEVNSSPRPLDLNGEACVANNSASNESPENTETCKKVSLLKQHDREHESKYATSAGIGLDLNAEDVTSSMKQESFHNSKNHDHLKSKRDASECGSTTSPVEEKDPLRVWKEMKQNGFLSSSHGGISIQSGLTSSSHGGIPMPKQRGRKSKNDLLKKKMELAKKEQVDRFTKIAAPSGLLNGLNPGIINHVRNKKQVHSIIEALVRSEKLENGCVEAKHERHLKTQTKETSNVSDSVIRLLSFSQGNGDSAILCGNKQIGGHHILTGECDSSMVDRICGRNSVSNSTAVIEDDTLALKLSTSSKVSEESRTFSNEESTNVISISSLSVRAASVASQWLELLHQDIKGRLSALRRSKKRVRAVITTELPFLISKEFPSNEENDPFMMKTSSDGLSDNAISAMHQARWSTLFDQMDKALSEEEKQLESWLIQVKEMQLHCDEGLQNFHWNSIFGFQQQETSENYQRKVDSSEREIAVRAAAASIYSTCSFLMSKENVSCF
- the LOC110668054 gene encoding uncharacterized protein LOC110668054 isoform X2: MKNQSDLRLLGSDSTVIGEKRSSSRLGEKQESAHKRIKMRNLDSVLRSEEISQVTSLPVTLDPDATQVERRGRTSLSVEVNSSPRPLDLNGEACVANNSASNESPENTETCKKVSLLKQHDREHESKYATSAGIGLDLNAEDVTSSMKQESFHNSKNHDHLKSKRDASECGSTTSPVEEKDPLRVWKEMKQNGFLSSSHGGISIQSGLTSSSHGGIPMPKQRGRKSKNDLLKKKMELAKKEQVDRFTKIAAPSGLLNGLNPGIINHVRNKKQVHSIIEALVRSEKLENGCVEAKHERHLKTQTKETSNVSDSVIRLLSFSQGNGDSAILCGNKQIGGHHILTGECDSSMVDRICGRNSVSNSTAVIEDDTLALKLSTSSKVSEESRTFSNEESTNVISISSLSVRAASVASQWLELLHQDIKGRLSALRRSKKRVRAVITTELPFLISKEFPSNEENDPFMMKTSSDGLSDNAISAMHQARWSTLFDQMDKALSEEEKQLESWLIQVKEMQLHCDEGLQNFHWNSIFGFQQQETSENYQRKVDSSEREIAVRAAAASIYSTCSFLMSKENVSCF